A portion of the Anas platyrhynchos isolate ZD024472 breed Pekin duck chromosome 26, IASCAAS_PekinDuck_T2T, whole genome shotgun sequence genome contains these proteins:
- the CREB3L4 gene encoding cyclic AMP-responsive element-binding protein 3-like protein 4 isoform X4 yields the protein MDPDELCLGADPFLPPFGGWGPLPDTDGTQPEEPLGPAVAPDEVCGPPRTPQDPPPGDGGEQPEEPPPTTNTVYEVVCTAGPAHGGVTIQLDWLPPALLPPESCIITTLPTLPPPTPPVLLLSEEEQRLLAQEGVTLPGSLPLTKAEERVLKKVRRKIRNKQSAQDSRRRRKEYLDGLESRSLLSQLQALQALIKQTSNKAAQTSTCVLILLFSLVLILFPSYSPFCWGRGGRRDPPQPTGALPGAPRPRSDLQAHPDPHGATGTGWRSPGDVVAAGRAGGGSGERCQGGAGGQAAPPRYGARHQLLRPGSPRGSEGSAVAAGRSGGSKTGARGRDVTASGERPHSGGWEPPWDRGGAVGPPPHHTPGRGSGCPPCTAQGGELRARRRLLVNKPTPALHPNVAGGGARRGRGHPRGQRGTTGRHGPVPGGQTPG from the exons atGGATCCGGACGAGCTGTGCCTGGGGGCCGAccccttcctgcccccctttgggggctgggggccccTCCCGGACACC GACGGGACCCAGCCCGAGGAGCCGCTGGGCCCGGCCGTGGCCCCGGACGAGGTGTGcggcccccccaggaccccccaggacccccccccgggggatgggggggagcagccagaggagcccccccccaccaccaacACCGTCTACGAGGTGGTCTGCACCGCCGGGCCCGCACACGGCGGGGTCACCATCCAGCTGg actgGCTGCCCCCCGCGCTGCTGCCCCCCGAGTCCTGCATCATCACCACgctgcccaccctgcccccccccacg cccccggtcCTGCTGCTGTCGGAGGAGGAGCAGCGGCTGCTGGCGCAGGAGGGGGTGACGCTGCCCGGCTCCCTGCCCCTCACCAAg GCTGAGGAGCGCGTCCTGAAGAAGGTGCGGAGGAAAATCCGCAACAAGCAGTCGGCGCAGGACAGCCGCCGCAGGAGGAAGGAATACCTGGACGGGCTGGAGAGCAG gtccctgcTGAGCCAGCTGCAGGCGCTGCAGGCTCTCATCAAGCAGACGTCCAACAAAGCCGCCCAGACCAGCACCTGCGTCCTG ATCCTGCTCTTCTCCCTGGTGCTCATCCTCTTCCCCAGCTACAGCCCCTTctgctggggccgggggggccgccgggaccccccccagcccacaggAG ccctgcccggtGCTCCCCGTCCCCGCAGTGATCTCCAGGCACATCCTGACCCGCACGGAGCCACCGGCACCGGCTGGAGAAGCCCCGGGGACGTGGTGGCAGCTGGAAGAGCCGGGGGTGGCAGCGGAGAACGGTGCCAAGGGGGGGCAGGAGGAcaggctgcccccccccggtacGGAGCCAGGCACCAACTCCTCAGGCCGGGCTCCCCCAGGGGATCCGAGGGCTCAGCCGTGGCCGCGGGACGCAGCGGTGGCAGCAAAACAGGCGCACGGGGACGAGATGTGACAGCCAGTGGGGAACGGCCCCACTCGGGGGGCTGGGAGCCACCCtgggaccgggggggggcagttgggccccccccccaccataCCCCAGGCAGGGGCTCTGGGTGCCCCCCATGCACAGCGCAGGGAGGGGAGCTCCGTGCTCGCAGGCGGCTTCTGGTGAATAAACCCACGCCCGCTCTGCACCCAAacgtggctggggggggggctcggcgaGGAAGGGGGCAcccccgggggcagcggggcacAACCGGGAGGCACGGCCCAGTCCCAGGAGGACAAACACCAGGGTGA
- the CREB3L4 gene encoding cyclic AMP-responsive element-binding protein 3-like protein 4 isoform X8, which yields MDPDELCLGADPFLPPFGGWGPLPDTDGTQPEEPLGPAVAPDEVCGPPRTPQDPPPGDGGEQPEEPPPTTNTVYEVVCTAGPAHGGVTIQLDWLPPALLPPESCIITTLPTLPPPTPPVLLLSEEEQRLLAQEGVTLPGSLPLTKAEERVLKKVRRKIRNKQSAQDSRRRRKEYLDGLESRAASCSAQNQELHRKVQELEQRNGSLLSQLQALQALIKQTSNKAAQTSTCVLILLFSLVLILFPSYSPFCWGRGGRRDPPQPTGVISRHILTRTEPPAPAGEAPGTWWQLEEPGVAAENGAKGGQEDRLPPPGTEPGTNSSGRAPPGDPRAQPWPRDAAVAAKQAHGDEM from the exons atGGATCCGGACGAGCTGTGCCTGGGGGCCGAccccttcctgcccccctttgggggctgggggccccTCCCGGACACC GACGGGACCCAGCCCGAGGAGCCGCTGGGCCCGGCCGTGGCCCCGGACGAGGTGTGcggcccccccaggaccccccaggacccccccccgggggatgggggggagcagccagaggagcccccccccaccaccaacACCGTCTACGAGGTGGTCTGCACCGCCGGGCCCGCACACGGCGGGGTCACCATCCAGCTGg actgGCTGCCCCCCGCGCTGCTGCCCCCCGAGTCCTGCATCATCACCACgctgcccaccctgcccccccccacg cccccggtcCTGCTGCTGTCGGAGGAGGAGCAGCGGCTGCTGGCGCAGGAGGGGGTGACGCTGCCCGGCTCCCTGCCCCTCACCAAg GCTGAGGAGCGCGTCCTGAAGAAGGTGCGGAGGAAAATCCGCAACAAGCAGTCGGCGCAGGACAGCCGCCGCAGGAGGAAGGAATACCTGGACGGGCTGGAGAGCAG GGCGGCCTCGTGCTCGGCACAGAACCAGGAGCTGCACAGGAAggttcaggagctggagcagcgcAACGG gtccctgcTGAGCCAGCTGCAGGCGCTGCAGGCTCTCATCAAGCAGACGTCCAACAAAGCCGCCCAGACCAGCACCTGCGTCCTG ATCCTGCTCTTCTCCCTGGTGCTCATCCTCTTCCCCAGCTACAGCCCCTTctgctggggccgggggggccgccgggaccccccccagcccacaggAG TGATCTCCAGGCACATCCTGACCCGCACGGAGCCACCGGCACCGGCTGGAGAAGCCCCGGGGACGTGGTGGCAGCTGGAAGAGCCGGGGGTGGCAGCGGAGAACGGTGCCAAGGGGGGGCAGGAGGAcaggctgcccccccccggtacGGAGCCAGGCACCAACTCCTCAGGCCGGGCTCCCCCAGGGGATCCGAGGGCTCAGCCGTGGCCGCGGGACGCAGCGGTGGCAGCAAAACAGGCGCACGGGGACGAGATGTGA
- the CREB3L4 gene encoding cyclic AMP-responsive element-binding protein 3-like protein 4 isoform X5 yields MGGSSQRSPPPPPTPSTRWSAPPGPHTAGSPSSWPPVLLLSEEEQRLLAQEGVTLPGSLPLTKQAEERVLKKVRRKIRNKQSAQDSRRRRKEYLDGLESRAASCSAQNQELHRKVQELEQRNGSLLSQLQALQALIKQTSNKAAQTSTCVLILLFSLVLILFPSYSPFCWGRGGRRDPPQPTGALPGAPRPRSDLQAHPDPHGATGTGWRSPGDVVAAGRAGGGSGERCQGGAGGQAAPPRYGARHQLLRPGSPRGSEGSAVAAGRSGGSKTGARGRDVTASGERPHSGGWEPPWDRGGAVGPPPHHTPGRGSGCPPCTAQGGELRARRRLLVNKPTPALHPNVAGGGARRGRGHPRGQRGTTGRHGPVPGGQTPG; encoded by the exons atgggggggagcagccagaggagcccccccccaccaccaacACCGTCTACGAGGTGGTCTGCACCGCCGGGCCCGCACACGGCGGGGTCACCATCCAGCTGg cccccggtcCTGCTGCTGTCGGAGGAGGAGCAGCGGCTGCTGGCGCAGGAGGGGGTGACGCTGCCCGGCTCCCTGCCCCTCACCAAg CAGGCTGAGGAGCGCGTCCTGAAGAAGGTGCGGAGGAAAATCCGCAACAAGCAGTCGGCGCAGGACAGCCGCCGCAGGAGGAAGGAATACCTGGACGGGCTGGAGAGCAG GGCGGCCTCGTGCTCGGCACAGAACCAGGAGCTGCACAGGAAggttcaggagctggagcagcgcAACGG gtccctgcTGAGCCAGCTGCAGGCGCTGCAGGCTCTCATCAAGCAGACGTCCAACAAAGCCGCCCAGACCAGCACCTGCGTCCTG ATCCTGCTCTTCTCCCTGGTGCTCATCCTCTTCCCCAGCTACAGCCCCTTctgctggggccgggggggccgccgggaccccccccagcccacaggAG ccctgcccggtGCTCCCCGTCCCCGCAGTGATCTCCAGGCACATCCTGACCCGCACGGAGCCACCGGCACCGGCTGGAGAAGCCCCGGGGACGTGGTGGCAGCTGGAAGAGCCGGGGGTGGCAGCGGAGAACGGTGCCAAGGGGGGGCAGGAGGAcaggctgcccccccccggtacGGAGCCAGGCACCAACTCCTCAGGCCGGGCTCCCCCAGGGGATCCGAGGGCTCAGCCGTGGCCGCGGGACGCAGCGGTGGCAGCAAAACAGGCGCACGGGGACGAGATGTGACAGCCAGTGGGGAACGGCCCCACTCGGGGGGCTGGGAGCCACCCtgggaccgggggggggcagttgggccccccccccaccataCCCCAGGCAGGGGCTCTGGGTGCCCCCCATGCACAGCGCAGGGAGGGGAGCTCCGTGCTCGCAGGCGGCTTCTGGTGAATAAACCCACGCCCGCTCTGCACCCAAacgtggctggggggggggctcggcgaGGAAGGGGGCAcccccgggggcagcggggcacAACCGGGAGGCACGGCCCAGTCCCAGGAGGACAAACACCAGGGTGA
- the CREB3L4 gene encoding cyclic AMP-responsive element-binding protein 3-like protein 4 isoform X3, whose amino-acid sequence MDPDELCLGADPFLPPFGGWGPLPDTDGTQPEEPLGPAVAPDEVCGPPRTPQDPPPGDGGEQPEEPPPTTNTVYEVVCTAGPAHGGVTIQLDWLPPALLPPESCIITTLPTLPPPTPPVLLLSEEEQRLLAQEGVTLPGSLPLTKQAEERVLKKVRRKIRNKQSAQDSRRRRKEYLDGLESRSLLSQLQALQALIKQTSNKAAQTSTCVLILLFSLVLILFPSYSPFCWGRGGRRDPPQPTGALPGAPRPRSDLQAHPDPHGATGTGWRSPGDVVAAGRAGGGSGERCQGGAGGQAAPPRYGARHQLLRPGSPRGSEGSAVAAGRSGGSKTGARGRDVTASGERPHSGGWEPPWDRGGAVGPPPHHTPGRGSGCPPCTAQGGELRARRRLLVNKPTPALHPNVAGGGARRGRGHPRGQRGTTGRHGPVPGGQTPG is encoded by the exons atGGATCCGGACGAGCTGTGCCTGGGGGCCGAccccttcctgcccccctttgggggctgggggccccTCCCGGACACC GACGGGACCCAGCCCGAGGAGCCGCTGGGCCCGGCCGTGGCCCCGGACGAGGTGTGcggcccccccaggaccccccaggacccccccccgggggatgggggggagcagccagaggagcccccccccaccaccaacACCGTCTACGAGGTGGTCTGCACCGCCGGGCCCGCACACGGCGGGGTCACCATCCAGCTGg actgGCTGCCCCCCGCGCTGCTGCCCCCCGAGTCCTGCATCATCACCACgctgcccaccctgcccccccccacg cccccggtcCTGCTGCTGTCGGAGGAGGAGCAGCGGCTGCTGGCGCAGGAGGGGGTGACGCTGCCCGGCTCCCTGCCCCTCACCAAg CAGGCTGAGGAGCGCGTCCTGAAGAAGGTGCGGAGGAAAATCCGCAACAAGCAGTCGGCGCAGGACAGCCGCCGCAGGAGGAAGGAATACCTGGACGGGCTGGAGAGCAG gtccctgcTGAGCCAGCTGCAGGCGCTGCAGGCTCTCATCAAGCAGACGTCCAACAAAGCCGCCCAGACCAGCACCTGCGTCCTG ATCCTGCTCTTCTCCCTGGTGCTCATCCTCTTCCCCAGCTACAGCCCCTTctgctggggccgggggggccgccgggaccccccccagcccacaggAG ccctgcccggtGCTCCCCGTCCCCGCAGTGATCTCCAGGCACATCCTGACCCGCACGGAGCCACCGGCACCGGCTGGAGAAGCCCCGGGGACGTGGTGGCAGCTGGAAGAGCCGGGGGTGGCAGCGGAGAACGGTGCCAAGGGGGGGCAGGAGGAcaggctgcccccccccggtacGGAGCCAGGCACCAACTCCTCAGGCCGGGCTCCCCCAGGGGATCCGAGGGCTCAGCCGTGGCCGCGGGACGCAGCGGTGGCAGCAAAACAGGCGCACGGGGACGAGATGTGACAGCCAGTGGGGAACGGCCCCACTCGGGGGGCTGGGAGCCACCCtgggaccgggggggggcagttgggccccccccccaccataCCCCAGGCAGGGGCTCTGGGTGCCCCCCATGCACAGCGCAGGGAGGGGAGCTCCGTGCTCGCAGGCGGCTTCTGGTGAATAAACCCACGCCCGCTCTGCACCCAAacgtggctggggggggggctcggcgaGGAAGGGGGCAcccccgggggcagcggggcacAACCGGGAGGCACGGCCCAGTCCCAGGAGGACAAACACCAGGGTGA
- the CREB3L4 gene encoding cyclic AMP-responsive element-binding protein 3-like protein 4 isoform X6, whose translation MGGSSQRSPPPPPTPSTRWSAPPGPHTAGSPSSWPPVLLLSEEEQRLLAQEGVTLPGSLPLTKAEERVLKKVRRKIRNKQSAQDSRRRRKEYLDGLESRAASCSAQNQELHRKVQELEQRNGSLLSQLQALQALIKQTSNKAAQTSTCVLILLFSLVLILFPSYSPFCWGRGGRRDPPQPTGALPGAPRPRSDLQAHPDPHGATGTGWRSPGDVVAAGRAGGGSGERCQGGAGGQAAPPRYGARHQLLRPGSPRGSEGSAVAAGRSGGSKTGARGRDVTASGERPHSGGWEPPWDRGGAVGPPPHHTPGRGSGCPPCTAQGGELRARRRLLVNKPTPALHPNVAGGGARRGRGHPRGQRGTTGRHGPVPGGQTPG comes from the exons atgggggggagcagccagaggagcccccccccaccaccaacACCGTCTACGAGGTGGTCTGCACCGCCGGGCCCGCACACGGCGGGGTCACCATCCAGCTGg cccccggtcCTGCTGCTGTCGGAGGAGGAGCAGCGGCTGCTGGCGCAGGAGGGGGTGACGCTGCCCGGCTCCCTGCCCCTCACCAAg GCTGAGGAGCGCGTCCTGAAGAAGGTGCGGAGGAAAATCCGCAACAAGCAGTCGGCGCAGGACAGCCGCCGCAGGAGGAAGGAATACCTGGACGGGCTGGAGAGCAG GGCGGCCTCGTGCTCGGCACAGAACCAGGAGCTGCACAGGAAggttcaggagctggagcagcgcAACGG gtccctgcTGAGCCAGCTGCAGGCGCTGCAGGCTCTCATCAAGCAGACGTCCAACAAAGCCGCCCAGACCAGCACCTGCGTCCTG ATCCTGCTCTTCTCCCTGGTGCTCATCCTCTTCCCCAGCTACAGCCCCTTctgctggggccgggggggccgccgggaccccccccagcccacaggAG ccctgcccggtGCTCCCCGTCCCCGCAGTGATCTCCAGGCACATCCTGACCCGCACGGAGCCACCGGCACCGGCTGGAGAAGCCCCGGGGACGTGGTGGCAGCTGGAAGAGCCGGGGGTGGCAGCGGAGAACGGTGCCAAGGGGGGGCAGGAGGAcaggctgcccccccccggtacGGAGCCAGGCACCAACTCCTCAGGCCGGGCTCCCCCAGGGGATCCGAGGGCTCAGCCGTGGCCGCGGGACGCAGCGGTGGCAGCAAAACAGGCGCACGGGGACGAGATGTGACAGCCAGTGGGGAACGGCCCCACTCGGGGGGCTGGGAGCCACCCtgggaccgggggggggcagttgggccccccccccaccataCCCCAGGCAGGGGCTCTGGGTGCCCCCCATGCACAGCGCAGGGAGGGGAGCTCCGTGCTCGCAGGCGGCTTCTGGTGAATAAACCCACGCCCGCTCTGCACCCAAacgtggctggggggggggctcggcgaGGAAGGGGGCAcccccgggggcagcggggcacAACCGGGAGGCACGGCCCAGTCCCAGGAGGACAAACACCAGGGTGA
- the CREB3L4 gene encoding cyclic AMP-responsive element-binding protein 3-like protein 4 isoform X2 has product MDPDELCLGADPFLPPFGGWGPLPDTDGTQPEEPLGPAVAPDEVCGPPRTPQDPPPGDGGEQPEEPPPTTNTVYEVVCTAGPAHGGVTIQLDWLPPALLPPESCIITTLPTLPPPTPPVLLLSEEEQRLLAQEGVTLPGSLPLTKAEERVLKKVRRKIRNKQSAQDSRRRRKEYLDGLESRAASCSAQNQELHRKVQELEQRNGSLLSQLQALQALIKQTSNKAAQTSTCVLILLFSLVLILFPSYSPFCWGRGGRRDPPQPTGALPGAPRPRSDLQAHPDPHGATGTGWRSPGDVVAAGRAGGGSGERCQGGAGGQAAPPRYGARHQLLRPGSPRGSEGSAVAAGRSGGSKTGARGRDVTASGERPHSGGWEPPWDRGGAVGPPPHHTPGRGSGCPPCTAQGGELRARRRLLVNKPTPALHPNVAGGGARRGRGHPRGQRGTTGRHGPVPGGQTPG; this is encoded by the exons atGGATCCGGACGAGCTGTGCCTGGGGGCCGAccccttcctgcccccctttgggggctgggggccccTCCCGGACACC GACGGGACCCAGCCCGAGGAGCCGCTGGGCCCGGCCGTGGCCCCGGACGAGGTGTGcggcccccccaggaccccccaggacccccccccgggggatgggggggagcagccagaggagcccccccccaccaccaacACCGTCTACGAGGTGGTCTGCACCGCCGGGCCCGCACACGGCGGGGTCACCATCCAGCTGg actgGCTGCCCCCCGCGCTGCTGCCCCCCGAGTCCTGCATCATCACCACgctgcccaccctgcccccccccacg cccccggtcCTGCTGCTGTCGGAGGAGGAGCAGCGGCTGCTGGCGCAGGAGGGGGTGACGCTGCCCGGCTCCCTGCCCCTCACCAAg GCTGAGGAGCGCGTCCTGAAGAAGGTGCGGAGGAAAATCCGCAACAAGCAGTCGGCGCAGGACAGCCGCCGCAGGAGGAAGGAATACCTGGACGGGCTGGAGAGCAG GGCGGCCTCGTGCTCGGCACAGAACCAGGAGCTGCACAGGAAggttcaggagctggagcagcgcAACGG gtccctgcTGAGCCAGCTGCAGGCGCTGCAGGCTCTCATCAAGCAGACGTCCAACAAAGCCGCCCAGACCAGCACCTGCGTCCTG ATCCTGCTCTTCTCCCTGGTGCTCATCCTCTTCCCCAGCTACAGCCCCTTctgctggggccgggggggccgccgggaccccccccagcccacaggAG ccctgcccggtGCTCCCCGTCCCCGCAGTGATCTCCAGGCACATCCTGACCCGCACGGAGCCACCGGCACCGGCTGGAGAAGCCCCGGGGACGTGGTGGCAGCTGGAAGAGCCGGGGGTGGCAGCGGAGAACGGTGCCAAGGGGGGGCAGGAGGAcaggctgcccccccccggtacGGAGCCAGGCACCAACTCCTCAGGCCGGGCTCCCCCAGGGGATCCGAGGGCTCAGCCGTGGCCGCGGGACGCAGCGGTGGCAGCAAAACAGGCGCACGGGGACGAGATGTGACAGCCAGTGGGGAACGGCCCCACTCGGGGGGCTGGGAGCCACCCtgggaccgggggggggcagttgggccccccccccaccataCCCCAGGCAGGGGCTCTGGGTGCCCCCCATGCACAGCGCAGGGAGGGGAGCTCCGTGCTCGCAGGCGGCTTCTGGTGAATAAACCCACGCCCGCTCTGCACCCAAacgtggctggggggggggctcggcgaGGAAGGGGGCAcccccgggggcagcggggcacAACCGGGAGGCACGGCCCAGTCCCAGGAGGACAAACACCAGGGTGA
- the CREB3L4 gene encoding cyclic AMP-responsive element-binding protein 3-like protein 4 isoform X1, whose product MDPDELCLGADPFLPPFGGWGPLPDTDGTQPEEPLGPAVAPDEVCGPPRTPQDPPPGDGGEQPEEPPPTTNTVYEVVCTAGPAHGGVTIQLDWLPPALLPPESCIITTLPTLPPPTPPVLLLSEEEQRLLAQEGVTLPGSLPLTKQAEERVLKKVRRKIRNKQSAQDSRRRRKEYLDGLESRAASCSAQNQELHRKVQELEQRNGSLLSQLQALQALIKQTSNKAAQTSTCVLILLFSLVLILFPSYSPFCWGRGGRRDPPQPTGALPGAPRPRSDLQAHPDPHGATGTGWRSPGDVVAAGRAGGGSGERCQGGAGGQAAPPRYGARHQLLRPGSPRGSEGSAVAAGRSGGSKTGARGRDVTASGERPHSGGWEPPWDRGGAVGPPPHHTPGRGSGCPPCTAQGGELRARRRLLVNKPTPALHPNVAGGGARRGRGHPRGQRGTTGRHGPVPGGQTPG is encoded by the exons atGGATCCGGACGAGCTGTGCCTGGGGGCCGAccccttcctgcccccctttgggggctgggggccccTCCCGGACACC GACGGGACCCAGCCCGAGGAGCCGCTGGGCCCGGCCGTGGCCCCGGACGAGGTGTGcggcccccccaggaccccccaggacccccccccgggggatgggggggagcagccagaggagcccccccccaccaccaacACCGTCTACGAGGTGGTCTGCACCGCCGGGCCCGCACACGGCGGGGTCACCATCCAGCTGg actgGCTGCCCCCCGCGCTGCTGCCCCCCGAGTCCTGCATCATCACCACgctgcccaccctgcccccccccacg cccccggtcCTGCTGCTGTCGGAGGAGGAGCAGCGGCTGCTGGCGCAGGAGGGGGTGACGCTGCCCGGCTCCCTGCCCCTCACCAAg CAGGCTGAGGAGCGCGTCCTGAAGAAGGTGCGGAGGAAAATCCGCAACAAGCAGTCGGCGCAGGACAGCCGCCGCAGGAGGAAGGAATACCTGGACGGGCTGGAGAGCAG GGCGGCCTCGTGCTCGGCACAGAACCAGGAGCTGCACAGGAAggttcaggagctggagcagcgcAACGG gtccctgcTGAGCCAGCTGCAGGCGCTGCAGGCTCTCATCAAGCAGACGTCCAACAAAGCCGCCCAGACCAGCACCTGCGTCCTG ATCCTGCTCTTCTCCCTGGTGCTCATCCTCTTCCCCAGCTACAGCCCCTTctgctggggccgggggggccgccgggaccccccccagcccacaggAG ccctgcccggtGCTCCCCGTCCCCGCAGTGATCTCCAGGCACATCCTGACCCGCACGGAGCCACCGGCACCGGCTGGAGAAGCCCCGGGGACGTGGTGGCAGCTGGAAGAGCCGGGGGTGGCAGCGGAGAACGGTGCCAAGGGGGGGCAGGAGGAcaggctgcccccccccggtacGGAGCCAGGCACCAACTCCTCAGGCCGGGCTCCCCCAGGGGATCCGAGGGCTCAGCCGTGGCCGCGGGACGCAGCGGTGGCAGCAAAACAGGCGCACGGGGACGAGATGTGACAGCCAGTGGGGAACGGCCCCACTCGGGGGGCTGGGAGCCACCCtgggaccgggggggggcagttgggccccccccccaccataCCCCAGGCAGGGGCTCTGGGTGCCCCCCATGCACAGCGCAGGGAGGGGAGCTCCGTGCTCGCAGGCGGCTTCTGGTGAATAAACCCACGCCCGCTCTGCACCCAAacgtggctggggggggggctcggcgaGGAAGGGGGCAcccccgggggcagcggggcacAACCGGGAGGCACGGCCCAGTCCCAGGAGGACAAACACCAGGGTGA
- the CREB3L4 gene encoding cyclic AMP-responsive element-binding protein 3-like protein 4 isoform X7, with product MDPDELCLGADPFLPPFGGWGPLPDTDGTQPEEPLGPAVAPDEVCGPPRTPQDPPPGDGGEQPEEPPPTTNTVYEVVCTAGPAHGGVTIQLDWLPPALLPPESCIITTLPTLPPPTPPVLLLSEEEQRLLAQEGVTLPGSLPLTKQAEERVLKKVRRKIRNKQSAQDSRRRRKEYLDGLESRAASCSAQNQELHRKVQELEQRNGSLLSQLQALQALIKQTSNKAAQTSTCVLILLFSLVLILFPSYSPFCWGRGGRRDPPQPTGVISRHILTRTEPPAPAGEAPGTWWQLEEPGVAAENGAKGGQEDRLPPPGTEPGTNSSGRAPPGDPRAQPWPRDAAVAAKQAHGDEM from the exons atGGATCCGGACGAGCTGTGCCTGGGGGCCGAccccttcctgcccccctttgggggctgggggccccTCCCGGACACC GACGGGACCCAGCCCGAGGAGCCGCTGGGCCCGGCCGTGGCCCCGGACGAGGTGTGcggcccccccaggaccccccaggacccccccccgggggatgggggggagcagccagaggagcccccccccaccaccaacACCGTCTACGAGGTGGTCTGCACCGCCGGGCCCGCACACGGCGGGGTCACCATCCAGCTGg actgGCTGCCCCCCGCGCTGCTGCCCCCCGAGTCCTGCATCATCACCACgctgcccaccctgcccccccccacg cccccggtcCTGCTGCTGTCGGAGGAGGAGCAGCGGCTGCTGGCGCAGGAGGGGGTGACGCTGCCCGGCTCCCTGCCCCTCACCAAg CAGGCTGAGGAGCGCGTCCTGAAGAAGGTGCGGAGGAAAATCCGCAACAAGCAGTCGGCGCAGGACAGCCGCCGCAGGAGGAAGGAATACCTGGACGGGCTGGAGAGCAG GGCGGCCTCGTGCTCGGCACAGAACCAGGAGCTGCACAGGAAggttcaggagctggagcagcgcAACGG gtccctgcTGAGCCAGCTGCAGGCGCTGCAGGCTCTCATCAAGCAGACGTCCAACAAAGCCGCCCAGACCAGCACCTGCGTCCTG ATCCTGCTCTTCTCCCTGGTGCTCATCCTCTTCCCCAGCTACAGCCCCTTctgctggggccgggggggccgccgggaccccccccagcccacaggAG TGATCTCCAGGCACATCCTGACCCGCACGGAGCCACCGGCACCGGCTGGAGAAGCCCCGGGGACGTGGTGGCAGCTGGAAGAGCCGGGGGTGGCAGCGGAGAACGGTGCCAAGGGGGGGCAGGAGGAcaggctgcccccccccggtacGGAGCCAGGCACCAACTCCTCAGGCCGGGCTCCCCCAGGGGATCCGAGGGCTCAGCCGTGGCCGCGGGACGCAGCGGTGGCAGCAAAACAGGCGCACGGGGACGAGATGTGA
- the JTB gene encoding protein JTB, translating to MGPGWPRGWALLAALGALGLGLRAAAAAVGEERRSASSTPSTPCWQLEDFVVAQECGRCSSFQAKTVPECGPTGFVERISCAASKRDEFKSCRSAVLEAHVFWRFVGTMMCVAAVFAVLVVCRQRVLDRKALEKVRKQIESI from the exons ATGGGCCCGGGGTGGCCGCGGGGCTGGGCGCTGCTGGCGGCGCTGGGAGCGCTGGGGCTCGGCCTGCG ggcggcggcggcggcggtgggcGAGGAGCGGCGATCGG CGAGCTCCACGCCGAGCACGCCGTGCTGGCAGCTGGAGGACTTCGTGGTGGCGCAGGAGTGCGGCCGCTGCTCCAGCTTCCAGGCG AAGACGGTCCCGGAGTGCGGCCCCACCGGCTTCGTGGAGCGCATCAGCTGCGCCGCCTCCAAGCGGGACGAGTTCAAGAG CTGCCGCTCGGCGGTGCTGGAGGCTCACGTCTTCTGGAGGTTCGTGGGCACCATGATGTGCGTGGCAGCCGTGTTCGCGGTGCTGGTGGTGTGCCGGCAGCGCGTGCTGGACAGGAAGGCGCTGGAGAAGGTCCGCAAGCAAATCGAGTCCATCTAG